Proteins encoded by one window of Chloroflexota bacterium:
- a CDS encoding trypsin-like peptidase domain-containing protein encodes MRLVKGKLLSAVAMVALLLTVATGYMWVSPGAALPLSRASAATALYDENTVVSIYDSASPAVVEVKVTQQGSGFRGWSLQEGQGSGFLVDSQGHILTNNHVVVGVSSIQVVLKGGNTVDAKVVGTDSADDLALLSVDPSSVSGIAPLQLGDSSAVKPGQMAIALGSPFGLDGSITVGVISGLNRSLGGSSMTGMLQTDAAIYPGNSGGPLLDSQGMVVGIITAIETGAGAGGIGFAVPSNVATRALPSLMAGEQVARPWLGISGAALTPSVASGLGLSVSQGVYVVAVVPNSPAEKAGLKGGGTDASGRLALGGDIIRAVDGRSVGSVEDLVSYFSTRKAGDKVTLSVVRDGGTLEVTATLGVRP; translated from the coding sequence ATGAGGTTAGTGAAAGGGAAGCTTCTTTCCGCGGTCGCGATGGTTGCGCTCCTGCTGACAGTGGCAACAGGCTACATGTGGGTCAGCCCGGGGGCGGCCCTCCCCCTGAGCAGGGCCTCGGCGGCGACCGCCCTCTACGATGAAAACACCGTTGTATCCATTTATGACAGCGCCAGCCCGGCAGTGGTGGAAGTCAAGGTGACCCAGCAGGGGAGTGGTTTTCGCGGCTGGTCTCTACAGGAGGGGCAGGGCTCCGGCTTCCTGGTAGATAGCCAGGGGCACATCCTCACTAACAACCATGTCGTCGTTGGAGTGTCGAGTATCCAGGTTGTACTGAAGGGCGGGAATACCGTTGACGCCAAAGTGGTTGGCACCGACTCGGCTGACGACCTGGCCCTGCTCAGCGTCGACCCTTCATCGGTATCAGGAATTGCCCCGCTTCAGCTTGGCGACTCCAGCGCCGTAAAGCCCGGACAGATGGCGATAGCCCTGGGTAGCCCCTTTGGTCTGGACGGCTCTATCACTGTGGGGGTTATCAGTGGCCTGAACCGCAGTCTTGGCGGCAGCAGCATGACAGGGATGTTGCAGACCGACGCCGCGATATACCCGGGGAACTCGGGCGGACCGCTGCTGGATTCCCAGGGCATGGTGGTTGGCATCATTACAGCGATTGAAACGGGCGCGGGCGCCGGCGGCATCGGCTTCGCCGTACCTTCAAACGTGGCTACCAGGGCCTTGCCTTCCCTGATGGCTGGTGAGCAGGTAGCCCGTCCCTGGCTGGGTATCAGCGGCGCAGCCCTGACCCCGTCAGTCGCCAGCGGCCTGGGTCTTTCTGTAAGCCAGGGCGTCTACGTGGTGGCCGTCGTACCGAACAGTCCCGCGGAGAAGGCAGGACTTAAAGGTGGCGGCACCGACGCCAGCGGAAGGCTGGCTTTGGGTGGGGACATAATCAGGGCAGTAGACGGCCGCTCTGTAGGGAGTGTGGAAGACCTGGTGAGCTATTTCAGTACAAGGAAGGCCGGGGATAAGGTCACCCTGAGTGTGGTCCGCGATGGCGGAACCCTTGAGGTCACCGCTACTCTGGGGGTCAGGCCCTAG